The following coding sequences are from one Vulpes vulpes isolate BD-2025 chromosome 12, VulVul3, whole genome shotgun sequence window:
- the BUD13 gene encoding BUD13 homolog isoform X6, translated as MAAAPPLSKAEYLKRYLSGAGAGVDGGPDSGRKRRKKRPKPGGAGGRGMRIVDDDVSWTSISTTKPEKEEEDDDGDLPVVAEFVDERPEEVKQMEAFRSSAKWKLLGGHSEDLPSHRHFRHDSPDSSPPRRVRHDTPDSSPARRARHDTPDSSPPRRVRHDTPDSSPPRRIRHDTPDSSPPRRAHHNIPDSSPPRRVHHDTPDSSPRRARHDTPDSSPPRRVRHDTPDSSPPRRVRHDTLDSSPPRRVHHDIPDSSPPRRVRHDTPDSSPLRRVHHDTPDSSPPRRVRHDTPDPSPPRRAHHASLDPSPLRKPHRHYSGSSPSHRKFHRSSSPRRHQSHILDTSSYPSDSRKASDSDLSPPRHKQISGYKDSDSDLSPPRNRPTRRSSDSDLSPPRRKQKVKSSDSDLSPPRRSQPLGKKATHMCSGAKTGLVLTDIQQEQQELKKRDQETLAFEAEFQYAETVFRDKSGRKRNLKLERVEQRRKAEKDSERDELYARWGKGLVQSRQQQQNVEDAVKEMQKPLARYIDDEDLDRMLREQEREGDPMANFIKKNKAKENKNKKVRPRYSGPAPPPNRFNIWPGYRWDGVDRPR; from the exons ATGGCGGCAGCTCCGCCGCTCTCCAAGGCCGAGTATCTGAAGCGTTACTTGTCTGGGGCAGGTGCCGGCGTCGACGGGGGCCCGGACTCCGGTCGCAAGCGTCGCAAAAAGCGGCCGAAGCCTGGCGGGGCCGGCGGCAGGGG aatGCGGATTGTGGATGATGATGTGAGCTGGACATCTATCTCTACCACTAAaccagaaaaagaggaagaagatgatgatggaGATTTGCCTGTG GTGGCTGAGTTTGTGGATGAGCGGCCGGAAGAGGTAAAGCAGATGGAAGCCTTTCGTTCCAGTGCCAAATGGAAGCTTCTAGGAG GCCACAGTGAAGATCTACCCTCACATAGACACTTCCGTCACGACTCTCCGGATTCATCTCCCCCAAGGAGGGTCCGTCATGACACCCCAGATTCATCTCCCGCCAGGAGGGCCCGTCATGATACCCCGGATTCATCTCCCCCAAGGAGGGTCCGTCATGACACCCCAGATTCATCTCCCCCCAGGAGGATCCGTCATGATACCCCGGATTCATCTCCTCCCAGGAGGGCCCATCACAACATCCCAGATTCATCTCCTCCCAGGAGGGTCCATCACGACACCCCGGATTCATCTCCCAGGAGGGCCCGTCACGACACTCCGGATTCATCCCCTCCCAGGAGGGTCCGTCACGACACCCCGGATTCCTCTCCCCCAAGGAGGGTCCGTCACGACACCCTGGATTCATCTCCTCCCAGGAGGGTCCATCATGACATCCCAGATTCATCTCCTCCCAGGAGGGTCCGTCACGATACCCCAGATTCCTCTCCCCTAAGGAGGGTCCATCATGACACCCCGGATTCATCTCCTCCCAGGAGGGTCCGTCATGACACCCCAGACCCATCTCCTCCCAGGAGGGCCCATCATGCTTCTCTAGATCCttctcccctcaggaagcctcaTCGTCACTATTCAG gctcttccCCCAGCCATAGGAAATTTCATAGGAGTTCTTCACCTAGGAGACATCAGAGTCACATATTGGACACTTCCTCCTACCCAAGTGACAGTCGGAAAGCCTCTGATTCAGATCTTTCTCCTCCAAGGCATAAACAAATTTCAGGGTACAAGGATTCTGATTCAGATCTGTCACCTCCACGGAATAGACCTACACGTCGGAGCTCTGATTCTGACCTGTCTCCACCAAGGAGGAAACAGAAGGTCAAATCTTCTGATTCTGATCTGTCTCCACCTCGAAGGAGTCAGCCTCTAGGAAAGAAG GCTACACACATGTGTTCTGGGGCTAAAACTGGGTTGGTGTTAACTGACATACAGCAAGAGCAGCAGGAGCTCAAGAAACGGGACCAAGAAACTCTGGCGTTCgaag CTGAATTCCAGTATGCTGAAACTGTATTTCGAGATAAGTCTGGTCGTAAGAGGAATTTGAAACTGGAACGTGTagagcaaaggagaaaagcagagaaggacTCGGAGAGAGATGAGCTGTATGCTCGGTGGGGAAAAGG GCTAGTCCAGAGCCGGCAGCAACAACAAAACGTGGAGGATGCAGTGAAGGAAATGCAGAAGCCGCTGGCCCGTTATATTGATGATGAAGATCTGGATCGGATGCTGAGAGaacaggaaagagagggagacccCATGGCCAACTTTATCAAGAAGAATAAAGCCAAGGAGAACAAGAATAAGAAAG TGAGACCTCGCTACTCTGGTCCTGCACCTCCTCCCAACAGATTCAATATCTGGCCTGGTTATCGCTGGGATGGAGTGGACAG
- the BUD13 gene encoding BUD13 homolog isoform X1, which produces MAAAPPLSKAEYLKRYLSGAGAGVDGGPDSGRKRRKKRPKPGGAGGRGMRIVDDDVSWTSISTTKPEKEEEDDDGDLPVVAEFVDERPEEVKQMEAFRSSAKWKLLGGHSEDLPSHRHFRHDSPDSSPPRRVRHDTPDSSPARRARHDTPDSSPPRRVRHDTPDSSPPRRIRHDTPDSSPPRRAHHNIPDSSPPRRVHHDTPDSSPRRARHDTPDSSPPRRVRHDTPDSSPPRRVRHDTLDSSPPRRVHHDIPDSSPPRRVRHDTPDSSPLRRVHHDTPDSSPPRRVRHDTPDPSPPRRAHHASLDPSPLRKPHRHYSGASPRKAHHDTPDPSLSRRAHHSSSDSSVPRRAQNSSPDTSQPRRTLDSLDTLQLKRARHDSSDLAANVPHSLPRTKSSKAPERASSKTSPHWKEPGPSHAPLPKNSKYEYDSDLSPPRKKQAKSHKHDSKGSSPSHRKFHRSSSPRRHQSHILDTSSYPSDSRKASDSDLSPPRHKQISGYKDSDSDLSPPRNRPTRRSSDSDLSPPRRKQKVKSSDSDLSPPRRSQPLGKKATHMCSGAKTGLVLTDIQQEQQELKKRDQETLAFEAEFQYAETVFRDKSGRKRNLKLERVEQRRKAEKDSERDELYARWGKGLVQSRQQQQNVEDAVKEMQKPLARYIDDEDLDRMLREQEREGDPMANFIKKNKAKENKNKKVRPRYSGPAPPPNRFNIWPGYRWDGVDRSNGFEQKRFARLASKKAVEELAYKWSVEDM; this is translated from the exons ATGGCGGCAGCTCCGCCGCTCTCCAAGGCCGAGTATCTGAAGCGTTACTTGTCTGGGGCAGGTGCCGGCGTCGACGGGGGCCCGGACTCCGGTCGCAAGCGTCGCAAAAAGCGGCCGAAGCCTGGCGGGGCCGGCGGCAGGGG aatGCGGATTGTGGATGATGATGTGAGCTGGACATCTATCTCTACCACTAAaccagaaaaagaggaagaagatgatgatggaGATTTGCCTGTG GTGGCTGAGTTTGTGGATGAGCGGCCGGAAGAGGTAAAGCAGATGGAAGCCTTTCGTTCCAGTGCCAAATGGAAGCTTCTAGGAG GCCACAGTGAAGATCTACCCTCACATAGACACTTCCGTCACGACTCTCCGGATTCATCTCCCCCAAGGAGGGTCCGTCATGACACCCCAGATTCATCTCCCGCCAGGAGGGCCCGTCATGATACCCCGGATTCATCTCCCCCAAGGAGGGTCCGTCATGACACCCCAGATTCATCTCCCCCCAGGAGGATCCGTCATGATACCCCGGATTCATCTCCTCCCAGGAGGGCCCATCACAACATCCCAGATTCATCTCCTCCCAGGAGGGTCCATCACGACACCCCGGATTCATCTCCCAGGAGGGCCCGTCACGACACTCCGGATTCATCCCCTCCCAGGAGGGTCCGTCACGACACCCCGGATTCCTCTCCCCCAAGGAGGGTCCGTCACGACACCCTGGATTCATCTCCTCCCAGGAGGGTCCATCATGACATCCCAGATTCATCTCCTCCCAGGAGGGTCCGTCACGATACCCCAGATTCCTCTCCCCTAAGGAGGGTCCATCATGACACCCCGGATTCATCTCCTCCCAGGAGGGTCCGTCATGACACCCCAGACCCATCTCCTCCCAGGAGGGCCCATCATGCTTCTCTAGATCCttctcccctcaggaagcctcaTCGTCACTATTCAGGTGCGTCTCCTAGGAAAGCCCATCATGACACACCAGATCCATCTCTTTCTAGGAGGGCCCATCACAGTTCCTCAGATAGCTCTGTTCCCAGAAGGGCCCAAAATAGCTCCCCTGACACATCTCAACCTAGAAGGACTCTTGACTCCTTGGACACATTGCAGCTCAAGAGGGCTCGTCATGACTCCTCTGATTTAGCTGCTAATGTCCCTCATTCACTGCCCAGAACCAAAAGCAGTAAAGCCCCAGAAAGAGCCTCTAGCAAAACCTCTCCACATTGGAAGGAGCCAGGACCATCTCATGCACCACTCCCAAAGAACAGCAAGTATGAGTATGACTCTGACCTCTCTCCTCCAcgaaaaaagcaagcaaaatccCATAAGCATGATTCTAAGG gctcttccCCCAGCCATAGGAAATTTCATAGGAGTTCTTCACCTAGGAGACATCAGAGTCACATATTGGACACTTCCTCCTACCCAAGTGACAGTCGGAAAGCCTCTGATTCAGATCTTTCTCCTCCAAGGCATAAACAAATTTCAGGGTACAAGGATTCTGATTCAGATCTGTCACCTCCACGGAATAGACCTACACGTCGGAGCTCTGATTCTGACCTGTCTCCACCAAGGAGGAAACAGAAGGTCAAATCTTCTGATTCTGATCTGTCTCCACCTCGAAGGAGTCAGCCTCTAGGAAAGAAG GCTACACACATGTGTTCTGGGGCTAAAACTGGGTTGGTGTTAACTGACATACAGCAAGAGCAGCAGGAGCTCAAGAAACGGGACCAAGAAACTCTGGCGTTCgaag CTGAATTCCAGTATGCTGAAACTGTATTTCGAGATAAGTCTGGTCGTAAGAGGAATTTGAAACTGGAACGTGTagagcaaaggagaaaagcagagaaggacTCGGAGAGAGATGAGCTGTATGCTCGGTGGGGAAAAGG GCTAGTCCAGAGCCGGCAGCAACAACAAAACGTGGAGGATGCAGTGAAGGAAATGCAGAAGCCGCTGGCCCGTTATATTGATGATGAAGATCTGGATCGGATGCTGAGAGaacaggaaagagagggagacccCATGGCCAACTTTATCAAGAAGAATAAAGCCAAGGAGAACAAGAATAAGAAAG TGAGACCTCGCTACTCTGGTCCTGCACCTCCTCCCAACAGATTCAATATCTGGCCTGGTTATCGCTGGGATGGAGTGGACAG
- the BUD13 gene encoding BUD13 homolog isoform X4 → MAAAPPLSKAEYLKRYLSGAGAGVDGGPDSGRKRRKKRPKPGGAGGRGMRIVDDDVSWTSISTTKPEKEEEDDDGDLPVVAEFVDERPEEVKQMEAFRSSAKWKLLGGHSEDLPSHRHFRHDSPDSSPPRRVRHDTPDSSPARRARHDTPDSSPPRRVRHDTPDSSPPRRIRHDTPDSSPPRRAHHNIPDSSPPRRVHHDTPDSSPRRARHDTPDSSPPRRVRHDTPDSSPPRRVRHDTLDSSPPRRVHHDIPDSSPPRRVRHDTPDSSPLRRVHHDTPDSSPPRRVRHDTPDPSPPRRAHHASLDPSPLRKPHRHYSGSSPSHRKFHRSSSPRRHQSHILDTSSYPSDSRKASDSDLSPPRHKQISGYKDSDSDLSPPRNRPTRRSSDSDLSPPRRKQKVKSSDSDLSPPRRSQPLGKKATHMCSGAKTGLVLTDIQQEQQELKKRDQETLAFEAEFQYAETVFRDKSGRKRNLKLERVEQRRKAEKDSERDELYARWGKGLVQSRQQQQNVEDAVKEMQKPLARYIDDEDLDRMLREQEREGDPMANFIKKNKAKENKNKKVRPRYSGPAPPPNRFNIWPGYRWDGVDRSNGFEQKRFARLASKKAVEELAYKWSVEDM, encoded by the exons ATGGCGGCAGCTCCGCCGCTCTCCAAGGCCGAGTATCTGAAGCGTTACTTGTCTGGGGCAGGTGCCGGCGTCGACGGGGGCCCGGACTCCGGTCGCAAGCGTCGCAAAAAGCGGCCGAAGCCTGGCGGGGCCGGCGGCAGGGG aatGCGGATTGTGGATGATGATGTGAGCTGGACATCTATCTCTACCACTAAaccagaaaaagaggaagaagatgatgatggaGATTTGCCTGTG GTGGCTGAGTTTGTGGATGAGCGGCCGGAAGAGGTAAAGCAGATGGAAGCCTTTCGTTCCAGTGCCAAATGGAAGCTTCTAGGAG GCCACAGTGAAGATCTACCCTCACATAGACACTTCCGTCACGACTCTCCGGATTCATCTCCCCCAAGGAGGGTCCGTCATGACACCCCAGATTCATCTCCCGCCAGGAGGGCCCGTCATGATACCCCGGATTCATCTCCCCCAAGGAGGGTCCGTCATGACACCCCAGATTCATCTCCCCCCAGGAGGATCCGTCATGATACCCCGGATTCATCTCCTCCCAGGAGGGCCCATCACAACATCCCAGATTCATCTCCTCCCAGGAGGGTCCATCACGACACCCCGGATTCATCTCCCAGGAGGGCCCGTCACGACACTCCGGATTCATCCCCTCCCAGGAGGGTCCGTCACGACACCCCGGATTCCTCTCCCCCAAGGAGGGTCCGTCACGACACCCTGGATTCATCTCCTCCCAGGAGGGTCCATCATGACATCCCAGATTCATCTCCTCCCAGGAGGGTCCGTCACGATACCCCAGATTCCTCTCCCCTAAGGAGGGTCCATCATGACACCCCGGATTCATCTCCTCCCAGGAGGGTCCGTCATGACACCCCAGACCCATCTCCTCCCAGGAGGGCCCATCATGCTTCTCTAGATCCttctcccctcaggaagcctcaTCGTCACTATTCAG gctcttccCCCAGCCATAGGAAATTTCATAGGAGTTCTTCACCTAGGAGACATCAGAGTCACATATTGGACACTTCCTCCTACCCAAGTGACAGTCGGAAAGCCTCTGATTCAGATCTTTCTCCTCCAAGGCATAAACAAATTTCAGGGTACAAGGATTCTGATTCAGATCTGTCACCTCCACGGAATAGACCTACACGTCGGAGCTCTGATTCTGACCTGTCTCCACCAAGGAGGAAACAGAAGGTCAAATCTTCTGATTCTGATCTGTCTCCACCTCGAAGGAGTCAGCCTCTAGGAAAGAAG GCTACACACATGTGTTCTGGGGCTAAAACTGGGTTGGTGTTAACTGACATACAGCAAGAGCAGCAGGAGCTCAAGAAACGGGACCAAGAAACTCTGGCGTTCgaag CTGAATTCCAGTATGCTGAAACTGTATTTCGAGATAAGTCTGGTCGTAAGAGGAATTTGAAACTGGAACGTGTagagcaaaggagaaaagcagagaaggacTCGGAGAGAGATGAGCTGTATGCTCGGTGGGGAAAAGG GCTAGTCCAGAGCCGGCAGCAACAACAAAACGTGGAGGATGCAGTGAAGGAAATGCAGAAGCCGCTGGCCCGTTATATTGATGATGAAGATCTGGATCGGATGCTGAGAGaacaggaaagagagggagacccCATGGCCAACTTTATCAAGAAGAATAAAGCCAAGGAGAACAAGAATAAGAAAG TGAGACCTCGCTACTCTGGTCCTGCACCTCCTCCCAACAGATTCAATATCTGGCCTGGTTATCGCTGGGATGGAGTGGACAG
- the BUD13 gene encoding BUD13 homolog isoform X3: MAAAPPLSKAEYLKRYLSGAGAGVDGGPDSGRKRRKKRPKPGGAGGRGMRIVDDDVSWTSISTTKPEKEEEDDDGDLPVVAEFVDERPEEVKQMEAFRSSAKWKLLGGHSEDLPSHRHFRHDSPDSSPPRRVRHDTPDSSPARRARHDTPDSSPPRRVRHDTPDSSPPRRIRHDTPDSSPPRRAHHNIPDSSPPRRVHHDTPDSSPRRARHDTPDSSPPRRVRHDTPDSSPPRRVRHDTLDSSPPRRVHHDIPDSSPPRRVRHDTPDSSPLRRVHHDTPDSSPPRRVRHDTPDPSPPRRAHHASLDPSPLRKPHRHYSGASPRKAHHDTPDPSLSRRAHHSSSDSSVPRRAQNSSPDTSQPRRTLDSLDTLQLKRARHDSSDLAANVPHSLPRTKSSKAPERASSKTSPHWKEPGPSHAPLPKNSKYEYDSDLSPPRKKQAKSHKHDSKGSSPSHRKFHRSSSPRRHQSHILDTSSYPSDSRKASDSDLSPPRHKQISGYKDSDSDLSPPRNRPTRRSSDSDLSPPRRKQKVKSSDSDLSPPRRSQPLGKKATHMCSGAKTGLVLTDIQQEQQELKKRDQETLAFEAEFQYAETVFRDKSGRKRNLKLERVEQRRKAEKDSERDELYARWGKGLVQSRQQQQNVEDAVKEMQKPLARYIDDEDLDRMLREQEREGDPMANFIKKNKAKENKNKKVRPRYSGPAPPPNRFNIWPGYRWDGVDRPR, translated from the exons ATGGCGGCAGCTCCGCCGCTCTCCAAGGCCGAGTATCTGAAGCGTTACTTGTCTGGGGCAGGTGCCGGCGTCGACGGGGGCCCGGACTCCGGTCGCAAGCGTCGCAAAAAGCGGCCGAAGCCTGGCGGGGCCGGCGGCAGGGG aatGCGGATTGTGGATGATGATGTGAGCTGGACATCTATCTCTACCACTAAaccagaaaaagaggaagaagatgatgatggaGATTTGCCTGTG GTGGCTGAGTTTGTGGATGAGCGGCCGGAAGAGGTAAAGCAGATGGAAGCCTTTCGTTCCAGTGCCAAATGGAAGCTTCTAGGAG GCCACAGTGAAGATCTACCCTCACATAGACACTTCCGTCACGACTCTCCGGATTCATCTCCCCCAAGGAGGGTCCGTCATGACACCCCAGATTCATCTCCCGCCAGGAGGGCCCGTCATGATACCCCGGATTCATCTCCCCCAAGGAGGGTCCGTCATGACACCCCAGATTCATCTCCCCCCAGGAGGATCCGTCATGATACCCCGGATTCATCTCCTCCCAGGAGGGCCCATCACAACATCCCAGATTCATCTCCTCCCAGGAGGGTCCATCACGACACCCCGGATTCATCTCCCAGGAGGGCCCGTCACGACACTCCGGATTCATCCCCTCCCAGGAGGGTCCGTCACGACACCCCGGATTCCTCTCCCCCAAGGAGGGTCCGTCACGACACCCTGGATTCATCTCCTCCCAGGAGGGTCCATCATGACATCCCAGATTCATCTCCTCCCAGGAGGGTCCGTCACGATACCCCAGATTCCTCTCCCCTAAGGAGGGTCCATCATGACACCCCGGATTCATCTCCTCCCAGGAGGGTCCGTCATGACACCCCAGACCCATCTCCTCCCAGGAGGGCCCATCATGCTTCTCTAGATCCttctcccctcaggaagcctcaTCGTCACTATTCAGGTGCGTCTCCTAGGAAAGCCCATCATGACACACCAGATCCATCTCTTTCTAGGAGGGCCCATCACAGTTCCTCAGATAGCTCTGTTCCCAGAAGGGCCCAAAATAGCTCCCCTGACACATCTCAACCTAGAAGGACTCTTGACTCCTTGGACACATTGCAGCTCAAGAGGGCTCGTCATGACTCCTCTGATTTAGCTGCTAATGTCCCTCATTCACTGCCCAGAACCAAAAGCAGTAAAGCCCCAGAAAGAGCCTCTAGCAAAACCTCTCCACATTGGAAGGAGCCAGGACCATCTCATGCACCACTCCCAAAGAACAGCAAGTATGAGTATGACTCTGACCTCTCTCCTCCAcgaaaaaagcaagcaaaatccCATAAGCATGATTCTAAGG gctcttccCCCAGCCATAGGAAATTTCATAGGAGTTCTTCACCTAGGAGACATCAGAGTCACATATTGGACACTTCCTCCTACCCAAGTGACAGTCGGAAAGCCTCTGATTCAGATCTTTCTCCTCCAAGGCATAAACAAATTTCAGGGTACAAGGATTCTGATTCAGATCTGTCACCTCCACGGAATAGACCTACACGTCGGAGCTCTGATTCTGACCTGTCTCCACCAAGGAGGAAACAGAAGGTCAAATCTTCTGATTCTGATCTGTCTCCACCTCGAAGGAGTCAGCCTCTAGGAAAGAAG GCTACACACATGTGTTCTGGGGCTAAAACTGGGTTGGTGTTAACTGACATACAGCAAGAGCAGCAGGAGCTCAAGAAACGGGACCAAGAAACTCTGGCGTTCgaag CTGAATTCCAGTATGCTGAAACTGTATTTCGAGATAAGTCTGGTCGTAAGAGGAATTTGAAACTGGAACGTGTagagcaaaggagaaaagcagagaaggacTCGGAGAGAGATGAGCTGTATGCTCGGTGGGGAAAAGG GCTAGTCCAGAGCCGGCAGCAACAACAAAACGTGGAGGATGCAGTGAAGGAAATGCAGAAGCCGCTGGCCCGTTATATTGATGATGAAGATCTGGATCGGATGCTGAGAGaacaggaaagagagggagacccCATGGCCAACTTTATCAAGAAGAATAAAGCCAAGGAGAACAAGAATAAGAAAG TGAGACCTCGCTACTCTGGTCCTGCACCTCCTCCCAACAGATTCAATATCTGGCCTGGTTATCGCTGGGATGGAGTGGACAG
- the BUD13 gene encoding BUD13 homolog isoform X2, which yields MAAAPPLSKAEYLKRYLSGAGAGVDGGPDSGRKRRKKRPKPGGAGGRGMRIVDDDVSWTSISTTKPEKEEEDDDGDLPVVAEFVDERPEEVKQMEAFRSSAKWKLLGGHSEDLPSHRHFRHDSPDSSPPRRVRHDTPDSSPARRARHDTPDSSPPRRVRHDTPDSSPPRRIRHDTPDSSPPRRAHHNIPDSSPPRRVHHDTPDSSPRRARHDTPDSSPPRRVRHDTPDSSPPRRVRHDTLDSSPPRRVHHDIPDSSPPRRVRHDTPDSSPLRRVHHDTPDSSPPRRVRHDTPDPSPPRRAHHASLDPSPLRKPHRHYSGASPRKAHHDTPDPSLSRRAHHSSSDSSVPRRAQNSSPDTSQPRRTLDSLDTLQLKRARHDSSDLAANVPHSLPRTKSSKAPERASSKTSPHWKEPGPSHAPLPKNSKYEYDSDLSPPRKKQAKSHKHDSKGSSPSHRKFHRSSSPRRHQSHILDTSSYPSDSRKASDSDLSPPRHKQISGYKDSDSDLSPPRNRPTRRSSDSDLSPPRRKQKVKSSDSDLSPPRRSQPLGKKATHMCSGAKTGLVLTDIQQEQQELKKRDQETLAFEAEFQYAETVFRDKSGRKRNLKLERVEQRRKAEKDSERDELYARWGKGLVQSRQQQQNVEDAVKEMQKPLARYIDDEDLDRMLREQEREGDPMANFIKKNKAKENKNKKVRPRYSGPAPPPNRFNIWPGYRWDGVDSLSGVFMGV from the exons ATGGCGGCAGCTCCGCCGCTCTCCAAGGCCGAGTATCTGAAGCGTTACTTGTCTGGGGCAGGTGCCGGCGTCGACGGGGGCCCGGACTCCGGTCGCAAGCGTCGCAAAAAGCGGCCGAAGCCTGGCGGGGCCGGCGGCAGGGG aatGCGGATTGTGGATGATGATGTGAGCTGGACATCTATCTCTACCACTAAaccagaaaaagaggaagaagatgatgatggaGATTTGCCTGTG GTGGCTGAGTTTGTGGATGAGCGGCCGGAAGAGGTAAAGCAGATGGAAGCCTTTCGTTCCAGTGCCAAATGGAAGCTTCTAGGAG GCCACAGTGAAGATCTACCCTCACATAGACACTTCCGTCACGACTCTCCGGATTCATCTCCCCCAAGGAGGGTCCGTCATGACACCCCAGATTCATCTCCCGCCAGGAGGGCCCGTCATGATACCCCGGATTCATCTCCCCCAAGGAGGGTCCGTCATGACACCCCAGATTCATCTCCCCCCAGGAGGATCCGTCATGATACCCCGGATTCATCTCCTCCCAGGAGGGCCCATCACAACATCCCAGATTCATCTCCTCCCAGGAGGGTCCATCACGACACCCCGGATTCATCTCCCAGGAGGGCCCGTCACGACACTCCGGATTCATCCCCTCCCAGGAGGGTCCGTCACGACACCCCGGATTCCTCTCCCCCAAGGAGGGTCCGTCACGACACCCTGGATTCATCTCCTCCCAGGAGGGTCCATCATGACATCCCAGATTCATCTCCTCCCAGGAGGGTCCGTCACGATACCCCAGATTCCTCTCCCCTAAGGAGGGTCCATCATGACACCCCGGATTCATCTCCTCCCAGGAGGGTCCGTCATGACACCCCAGACCCATCTCCTCCCAGGAGGGCCCATCATGCTTCTCTAGATCCttctcccctcaggaagcctcaTCGTCACTATTCAGGTGCGTCTCCTAGGAAAGCCCATCATGACACACCAGATCCATCTCTTTCTAGGAGGGCCCATCACAGTTCCTCAGATAGCTCTGTTCCCAGAAGGGCCCAAAATAGCTCCCCTGACACATCTCAACCTAGAAGGACTCTTGACTCCTTGGACACATTGCAGCTCAAGAGGGCTCGTCATGACTCCTCTGATTTAGCTGCTAATGTCCCTCATTCACTGCCCAGAACCAAAAGCAGTAAAGCCCCAGAAAGAGCCTCTAGCAAAACCTCTCCACATTGGAAGGAGCCAGGACCATCTCATGCACCACTCCCAAAGAACAGCAAGTATGAGTATGACTCTGACCTCTCTCCTCCAcgaaaaaagcaagcaaaatccCATAAGCATGATTCTAAGG gctcttccCCCAGCCATAGGAAATTTCATAGGAGTTCTTCACCTAGGAGACATCAGAGTCACATATTGGACACTTCCTCCTACCCAAGTGACAGTCGGAAAGCCTCTGATTCAGATCTTTCTCCTCCAAGGCATAAACAAATTTCAGGGTACAAGGATTCTGATTCAGATCTGTCACCTCCACGGAATAGACCTACACGTCGGAGCTCTGATTCTGACCTGTCTCCACCAAGGAGGAAACAGAAGGTCAAATCTTCTGATTCTGATCTGTCTCCACCTCGAAGGAGTCAGCCTCTAGGAAAGAAG GCTACACACATGTGTTCTGGGGCTAAAACTGGGTTGGTGTTAACTGACATACAGCAAGAGCAGCAGGAGCTCAAGAAACGGGACCAAGAAACTCTGGCGTTCgaag CTGAATTCCAGTATGCTGAAACTGTATTTCGAGATAAGTCTGGTCGTAAGAGGAATTTGAAACTGGAACGTGTagagcaaaggagaaaagcagagaaggacTCGGAGAGAGATGAGCTGTATGCTCGGTGGGGAAAAGG GCTAGTCCAGAGCCGGCAGCAACAACAAAACGTGGAGGATGCAGTGAAGGAAATGCAGAAGCCGCTGGCCCGTTATATTGATGATGAAGATCTGGATCGGATGCTGAGAGaacaggaaagagagggagacccCATGGCCAACTTTATCAAGAAGAATAAAGCCAAGGAGAACAAGAATAAGAAAG TGAGACCTCGCTACTCTGGTCCTGCACCTCCTCCCAACAGATTCAATATCTGGCCTGGTTATCGCTGGGATGGAGTGGACAG